ATCTTCCTTTGAAAAGGTCAAATAGCCTGCCCCTGCATCATGTATGTTGATTAATACAGCCtcagtatttattcatttatttgtttatttatttcatattaggCTATATTCAGCGCACTATCAGCCTTCCTGTTTCCATATATAGGCTAACCCTATATGTGTCTCTTCGGGATACAGCCTTGTCTATAGAGAAATGAGACCTCTGCTTTATGGGGTCCACCACGGGCATCTTAAATACGATTATGTGACCTGACAGTCTGAGGTCTACCACTGACAGTGATCCATGTGGAGGGAAGGTTGTGATTGTCAGTGCAATGCTCTCTCTGTGCTGCGCCTTGCCCGAACGCTCGCCATGCGGTAGGCTGCGCCGCAGAATCGCTACCGGCAAATTCACCACCCTTATGACTCCGGCACAGACAAAGGAAGACAAACATAAGCCAGTCCCCCCCCCAAACATGTGTCTGTGAATGCGACCACGTTTTTGCTTATAGCTTCCATTTTGGGAGGGGGGCGGTGGCGTTGTAGAGTATTGCGCGGATTAGCCCCCTGACCTTGCATTTCTGAGCAACAGTGAGTCCAGACAAATCTAACACCGGTGAATTTAATGTTTTAGCCACATCttctatatatattttccatttcaataACCCCACcgtgtgtttttcagtcatgTGCTGCACAGCTATTCTGATTGATGGAGTGGACGACTGGTGTCCCTGAATGCGTGAACATGTACAtggctgttttgtgtgtcttaaTTCCGGAGGTTCAATGTGGTGGTCGTCTATTAGCTGCCCGAGACCCTTCCCCGACATCGCaatggagggatgagaggagaggggtgggtggggagggaggaggggagctgCGCCACAGCGGAGAGGAGAGAGCTGGAGTCTGAGTGCGCGCTAGGGTGGGATACTGTCCCTCCAAGGTCAAGCTCGCTACATTAAATAACCCAATTTCCGGTTACCGTTTTCAAAATAAGTCCTCTCTAAATGAACGCGCATTCTAAATTCTCAATTAAGCACCCTGGTGCATGGTTCATGGcaatataaattaaacaaaatgtcaaagtaagtGTTTGTTCATTGCGCGTGATGGCAAAACAGTTAAACATTTGGACTGGAAAAACTAGGAATGGATGAAAACCCTGACAGGCTTTGCCGTTTATTTCAGCACTTAACCAAAACACTGGAGGGACTTCTCCAGTTTTGGGCTCCCTGGGTGCgtgtctccttttcttcccctctaGTTCAGAAAACTGAActtgctggagaaaaaaaaaaaagcgacatttttgttttattttgaaaagaattACACATCTTTTCCGGTTTTATGGTGGCCAATTTTGAGAGTCTTGACGGACCTCACAGCTCCAGCGGCAGGGAAACACACCCGTCAGCAGCGCGCACTGGAGACGAGAAAAAAAGCGCATCACGGACAAAGGAAATATGGGTGCGCTGGAGAGGATTCACCTCAGCCGGGTAACACAATGGATGAGCCGCGTCTGTTTCCTTTACCGGGAGACCAATTAGCCCACCTTAATGAGGTTCTGGGATGCAAGATACTGCAAGCTAAAAAGGCGGAAGGCTGCGTTTAATCCGTCTGCGGATCCTATGAGCTTGCAATGGCTGTGGCGGGGATATGCAACTGGATAGGGAATAatgtgcctttttattttgtgatattttccTTATTTTGTGGCCTTTCCTTTGGACAGTTGCGATATTCTATTACGGAAGAACTAGAAAATGGAGCACTGGTCGGTGATCTGGCGCATGACTTGGGGCTGGATATTCGAAAGCTCGCCACTCGCAAAATTAAGGTAACGTCCAACAGCGGTAAACGCTATGTGATTGTCAACCCCAAAAATGGGAAATTACTTGTCAATGAGAGGATCGACAGGGAGGCGCTGTGCGATTTATCCAGCACCTGCCTGATTAATCTGGAGGTGATGGTCGAAAATCCCACTGAGGTGCACCATGTCGAGGTGGAGATTGTGGATGCCAATGACAATGCGCCGCAGTTCCCCAGAGACGAGTATCAACTGGAAATCATAGAATCTGCTTTGCCAGGGTCTCGTTACCCAATTGAAAACGCTCAAGATCCAGACATCGGGTCCAATTCAGTCCGCATGTATCAACTTAGCACAAACGACCATTTCGCGCTGGTATCCAACAAACCCTCCCTAAATACAAAGCACATCGAGCTTGTGCTCAAAAAGCCCCTTGATCGAGAGCAGACGCCTTACCACCAATTAATTCTAAGTGCTGTTGATGGTGGGACGCCAGAGAAAACAGGCACGGCCAAAATCAATGTCCGGGTCCTGGACTCAAATGACAATGTCCCCATGTTCGACAGCTCAGTGTACAAGGTGAAACTGTTGGAAAATTCGCCCAAAGACACCCTGGTAATTAAACTGAATGCAACTGATCTGGATGAGGGCACAAATGGAGAGGTTTATTACTCGTTCAGCAGCTACACTCCTGAGAGAGTGAGGCAGATGTTCAGCATGGACACTAATTCAGGGGAAATAAGAGTGAGGAGCAATGTTGACTACGAAGAGACCAACTCCTATGAGATGTACATCCAGGCGATGGACAAGGGCCCTGGGGCCGTGGCAGCACACTGtaaggtggtggtggaggtggtggatgTGAACGACAATGTCCCCCAGATAGTGCTGTCATCTCTGTCGAGCCCCGTGAGGGAGGATGCCCGTGCAGACACAGTCGTGGCCCTCATTAGCGTTACTGATCGAGACTCCGGCGCGAACAAGCAGGTGAGCCTGGAGATCCCAGCAGGCCTTCCTTTCAAGATCAAGTCATTCAGAAATTACTACACTCTGGTTACCTCAGCCTTCCTGGACCGCGAGACCACCGATGCCTACAATGTCACTCTGAGTGCCACAGATGGAGGAAaccctcccctttcctcccaGAAGACCATACAGGTGGATGTTGCCGATGTTAATGACAACCCACCACGTTTTGAACAGACTTCATATACCGTCTATGTGGCTGAGAACAATGCCCCCGGGGCCTCTTTGTGTACTGTGAAGGCTCAAGATGCAGACATCAAAGAGAACGCACGCATCACCTACACAGTGCTCAATGACAACAACCATGGCATCCCTGTTACCTCGTATGTGTCTGTGAAGGCCGATACAGGGGAGGCTTTTGCCCTGCGAGCGTTTGACTATGAGTCACTGAGAGAGTTTCACTTCCAGGTCAAAGCCCAAGATGGGGGCATTCCTCCGCTGAGCCGCGTTGCCACTGTCTACATCTACGTAATGGATCAGAATGACCATGCTCCGCTGATAGTCAACCCTCCCGGCAACGGCACACGCTCCTTGGAAACGGTACAAAAGAATGCAGAGCCTGGTGCCTTGGTGACCAAAGTGGTGGCATACGATGCAGACGCTGGTCCAAATGCCTGGATGGTGTACGTGCTGGAGACGGCCACTGACCTGGACTTGTTCAAGGTGCACGAACACACTGGCGAGATCAGGACCACTCGCAGGATCCTGGAGGACAACTCCACCTCCTTCGCTCTAACCGTTGTAGTGAAGGACCATGGGCAGCCTACTCTCTCCTCCACCGCCACCATCAACGTGGCTGTCATGGAGGTGCCGCCCAAAGTGGCTCCGGACCCCAAGAGGATCATCCGACCCCACAGCACACTGCTTTTCTCCAACGTGACCCTCTACTTGATCGTGGCTTTGAGTGCCACCACCTTTGTTTTCCTGGTCACTGTGGTGGTGCTGGCCATTGTCCGCTGTCACGCCTACTGCACCCAGCCTGGCTCCTGCTCCCCTTGCTGTGTGTCACAGAAGCCCCCTCCAGATGGTGGGAGCAGCAGCGTAAGTGCTGGAGGGGGAGGCAGTGGCGGAGCCGGGGCACAACCCAATAACAATGTGGTTCTTCGGAGAGACCTTAAAGTGGAGCCTCACTACATTGAAGTGCGTGGGAACGGCTCCCTAACAAAGACTTACTGCTACAAGACCTGCCTGACAGCCACCTCTGGCAGTGACACTTTCATGTTCTACAACACAGGACGTCCCATCAGTGGCACCTGGGGCAGCGGTGCCGACCGCTTCTTCACCAGCGGAAGTGGATTTGTACGCAGACTGAGTATGCCTGATGCCTCGCTGCAGCTCTGCCCAGAGGTTTgccattcattttttatgtttacctTTGTCTGCATAACTGGAAAGTCATGAATCATTGTCTTGACATATTAGTGGcttttaattacatttgattCAGTTCCAAACCATAGAAGACCCTTTTAAGTACATACTCTACATGACTTTTCGTTAAGGTTACAGCTACAGTATGCATTGTTGTCATAAGTTTTGTCAGTGCTATTTTGTTGCCGCAGGGTGATGATATTCCTGTGTGTCAAGTTTGATTCCTGTGGTGAATTGAATCTTTTGCAGGCCTCATTCTCTTTGTTCAGTTCCCACTCGTACTGTGCAGTCAGCTCAGCCCAGCTCAGCACTCACACTGCATTAGTGTCAGGCCTGATGCTTTTCAGGGTCCCGTGCTATTTCTGATGATTCAGAGATTTGTGTTTCCGTTTGAGGTTGTCATCGCGTCTACACTAAGAACAGGTCATGAAGTCTTCGCTACTTGCTCATTCTCTGGGCAAGTGGgcttgtcttgtgtgtgtgtgtgtgtgtgtgtgtgtgtgtgtgtgtgagtaagacTGTTACACTGGAGGTTAATTGACTTGATCAAAGGTCCTATGAGACTAGTTGCCACTGCCTCAGACTATGGGAGAGATATGCATTTACCTAGTAATGATACTGTGATGAGACTAGGTATTGTTTCTTGGTCTTAAAGGCTACATTACACTGCAATGATACATGTTTCTGAATTTGTTTAGATTGCCTTTACCCGCAAGGCCATATCTATATTActgatctttttgttttgtcacacaCCATGTCAACAATCACAATCATATTACAAAAAACCCACCAACAGTTACACCTGACATACTATTAATATAAAGGTATTGCTGTGTGCTGTTTAAGTGACATGATCCCAATCAAGAAGTCTTTCCTAGCCGTACATGCACCATTTGTGTAGCACTTAAATGTTCATGACTGTGGGTAATTATATTCTGCTTTTATGCCAGATAGGTTAGGGAGATTGGTGGTTCAAATAATGGAATAATATCATTTTTAATGTCATATTGTTGAGGCAAAGGTTAAGAGGTTATCTCTGGATGCATCATAATTATCAGGTGCCAGCCACTGGTACATTAGTTATAAGAAAATCTCTTACCAAGACAAGTGTAGcagtgtaaattaaattaacctCGAGCGTCTGTTCCTCAGCCCTGCAAATTAGATTTACTCAAAGAGGCTGCGTCTACCAGCACAAAATACTCCCCTCTGAATTGAACTGAGGAACATAATGTGCCATCTTTATCTGGGACACTTGCTACTGCCTGAGCGGGTTTGTGTCTTAAACACAGCTTTTCTTATTCAGTGCTCTTGAGGTCCAAGGCTACAACCCACATGATGTAGACAGATTTGAGCATTAGCTGTAATACAGATGTTGACAATCATTTCATACGGGACATGTGCACAGTACCTACTCATGAGGAAGAGTCAGGCATAATTAACGGCCATGACAGATTGACTTTTTCACCCAATGAGATTCATATGGTTCTTTGAACTTAAAGGCATAATCATCAGCAACATTTGGCTGTCATCACAGGCAAGTTAATGGGAGTCCTTGCAGCCTTAACATGGTGAATGTCTCCAATagtccaaaaacaaacaccGTCAGAATGAATGTAGGGTcatttgaaatacatttaaatatttggacaaaaaaagcCATTGTTCAGGCTGTGCATTTTAATTTCACcaatattcttttcattttctgtgttcttAGAAACATCTATATATCATATTGTTTATTGGGTTTTTAGTGCAAACATGTCCTACCAAAAATGATGTCTATACATTGTCTTACACTAATTTGTACACATTTGCGGTGCCATATGTGTATATGATTGCCCCTCACACCGGGCTAATACAGACCAGAGGTACAGTATAGGATGTGGTTGCCCTGGTGATGATGGATCTTGGTTGGATCTTGGTTTTTAAAGGCAATAAAAAGAAGACTGCTGGGAGTTTCAAGCACTCAGCCCAGGTTCATCAGGAGCAGACAGATTTACTCCggttacacacaaacacatacacgtCGGTCTATACAAACACCCCAGCACTCAGGGAAAGGGCATAACTCTCCCAGCTCTCACATTTATAGAGACATGGAGTGAGAGACTGTCCAAAAACTCATCAATATGGCTTTCAGTCACTGCCCTTTTTAAAGtccttctgtgtctgtgtgtggatatcaatatgtttgcttgtgtgtgtgtgtgtgtgtgtgtgtgtgtgtatgtgtgtgcttgaaaTGGGGGACACGACTGCAGTGTTCCTATCACGTCAAGAGCTGGGATGTGTATCATGATTAATTGATGAGACCATGGCCCAGCCTGGCTCTGCACTGTGTGAGATCAAactaaactctctctctctacccccccccccccccccctctacctCTTGCTCGCTCAGCCAAAAGCCCCGAATGCTGACTGGCGATATTCTGCATCTTTGAGGGCAGGGGTGCAGAGGTAAGCACTTTCCATCTCTAACTCTTTAGCAACTTTTGATCATCTAGAATAAGTTACAGCTATTCATCCCGCTCACACTGTCAACACCCAGTCAGTCTGTGATACTACTACAGTGACCCTTCATAATGCTCTTTACCACAGCTGCATTGTATGGTATCTCTAAGCAAAACATGTATTGACACATCAGACTTCCCACAGATACCTGCACGTTAGAAAAAAGATACTGCAACATGACACTGAAGATCAGAATCGGCCATTATCAGAAATGACCATTAGAGGTCCCTCAGCATCTGTTTGACCCTCAACCGGTCCATTTCCTGTGGGAATAGCCATGTTCAGCTCCCATCAGTGAATGCATAGcactcctcctctgcagtgtaATACTATATAGGACATCTACATTCTGAGcgtcgccccccccccagttaCAGTCTTTAAGCAGGAAGCATGAAGGACAAATGAGCTGACTATGACCTTTCTCAGATTATcagatgcacacatgcatcAGTGTCCGCATGTACAACTGCCCAGCATGCACACATGTGCccgtttctgtgtgtatttatatatttttgtctgGAGATGAGGGGAGAAGTTGTGAACACGGACagcagaggacattttggacaGTCAAACTTGTTACTTCGCTGAGTGTGCTTGCATACACCTCGTTTGACCAGATAGGGCTTCATAAGGCCTTATTGCTTGACCATATCCCAATTACAGACTGATCTAAAGATCGATAGATACACTATATATGGTTTAACACAATATGCCAATTGGGATAATCATCTCCCAACAAAAATGAACAAGTAAGATTTGGGTTAAAAGATTATCTGGGGTATTACAGAAAAAAATTCAGAACAGAGTGAAAATAATTTGGTGTTCCCATCTTTGTCTGAGTAATGAAGAACTACCCATGTAAGCGTTCTCATTAGCAACCTGCTGCAAATCAGAGAATTCTGAAATTAGGAGGATCCGACAATAATTGGAATAAAATAGTCGTTTTTTTCACCTACGTCAGGTCACAGAAGTTGTATTAAAACACGTAATGAAGTGTTTTGCTAATATGATATGAGGACAGCTGGAACATCAGGGACTAATGAGTTTTACCTCCACATGTTTCTCATTTGTACACAAGTTTCATAATTTCATGCCAACAATGCTCAGTGCTCAGTCTTCCACTCTGTCTAAGTTTGATTTAATTGGATATTAGTGTTGATTTCTGTGGCGGGGAGGGTGTGATATCAAGTCACTGTGACATGACATGAATTAACATAAATCATCATTGCAATTTGCCGCTGCCACATCTGAAATGGCACtgcctgtaacacacacagacacagagaggctcATATTAACGCTTAACCACAACACACGCATGCTGTAATGtatcacagcacacacagcgTGCAGCAAACATTACTGACCCACATTCCTGGTGTAGTCCGTGTAGAAAACACCAGCCCTGTCTGTGTCATATTCTCACACATTAAACCAGCACCTCTGCTTTtgtaaaagctttaaaaaaaaaaacacgcacaATGCTCAGAATTACGTGGCCGTTTTATATTCACGACAAATCTCTATTGAACATAACAAGTGTGTTGCAGTTTGAGATATATGCTGGATGTGCTGCATTGCAGAGGCCACAATCAGGGTAGGTCCTCCTATACAGTGAGCTCTGTGTTCATTATGAATGTATGGGGGAACATCTAGGTTGGAAACTGCATGCATGCACTTGGCTTTATCTGTTTATTACAGCATTAGATGAGTTTCTCAAtttaaagatatatttttaGTGATTCTGTGTGGTCATATCTAAAAGCTTTGGATGTTTGTCAGCCCCATTGGTATTTGCTAAGATTATTGTGATTCCTGCCTGCTCTGATTCAAACAACTATCCGTTCTATTTCCATCCCTCTGCTTTGCTTATTGTAAAGCAGTTcagtatttacaaaaacacGTTTGTACATCCAGAATTCACCTtattaaagggatagttcaacattttgctgagagttagatgagaagattggtactgtaccactcttgtgtctcgtctgttaaatatgaagttacagcctGTTATTTTAGCTCAAAATTCGCCTTTCAAAAACATGTTATACCTCTTTTGTTTAAGCCAAACAAGAACAGAACTGTAGAAATGCCAACTTTACTATGACAACAAGAGTTCAAGAAGTCACAGATTCTGTAACCTTCGGACAGAAGCAGGctgttatatataaaatacatttttcattggaaataaaaacacatttatttgctAATGGGCTAATGGGTACTAATTGACAGTGAACCTTAACAGTGAAAGTAATTGTTTATGCATTGCCACATGCCCACCAGCTAATAGAATGGAAAAAGTAGAGCTCAGAAAAGTGCACCCTCTGGGTTTTCACatccattgaaaaaaaaaagaaaaagaaaaccatctGAAACCATACCACCATACCATGGTGTTGACCATAAACACAGCACAAACCATGTTTCCATATACCAACAATTTGACAGGAACATATCTTTATCACGTGGCAACATCttcctttctttgcttccttccTGCAATGTTTAAAACCAGTCCAGCAACAACAATGTACAGAAAAATGTACAATCCATGTGTAGATATTGACGTACTTAAAGGCCTTCAAGTGGTTTGCTTATAGAaagcttttactgtgaagcagctgcagtcagcATGAACAGCACTCATAACTGCACAACAAAGGCAGGTTGACccgaacaaacacaaaactctaaacaacagcagctcccaTGTTACTCAGGAGCTACAAAGTTACTGGAGCACACTGAAGATactaaattaatttttttctccATAGTCACCTGCAGTGTAATCACTTCACAGTGACATTACTCATATGTCAGATGATACTTTACACTGGTTTAGTGGTTCTTCATCTTGGTCCACAGCAAccacaaaacaattacaattgaAAAATGGAGAGTAGTGGCTATGGGAAACAAGACCACATGAAATGGGTGATAGTAGTCCAAAACTGGTTGCCCCGGGCAACTAGGCAACTATTGCTATCGAGGCCTGAAACAGTGACTAATACTACTTGAAATTCTGTCACTGTCAgctattttttgtgtgttggaTTACCATTCCAGTGGAGGTTTTGAAAATATCTATACTATCAAGGAAAACAAAGTTCTTTAAGGAAGAAATAATTAATAGCTCGAGATCAAGCCCCTGAATAGAGTCGATTTTTCATTCAAAGGTTGGATTGGACGTTTGATTTGGTGTGTCTCACTGAGTTTGCTGAATATGTTTTGCCTTTCAGCTCAGTCCACATGGAGGAGTCCTCTGTGATGCAGGGAGCCCAGGGGATGCTGGTCCAGAACTGGCCCACTGTGTCCAGCGCTGCGGGTGAGTAGAAGTCTAGCAGTCAGTAAAAAAGCCCCCTGAGTGTCAGCTTCTTTGGGGCAATGGTAACAGAAAACCAATTTTACTCATTTTACTTCTACATTTACATCTTACATCATTTGAATGGAAGGAAAAATAGAAAGATTTCATTGATCTTGcttcaaaatgtatcaaaagtaGAGGGTGTTTGAGTCGGGTTTACTGAAATGTCTTCATGTAATATGCACAACTCCAAGGTATTTGTTGAAAGGCATGTTGAAGCTGGtatctgtaatgttttttgtttcataatttCAATGGGATGTACTCTTTCAAATATGATAGGTAGGTAAGCTAGGTGTAAAGTTCTCATCCACCACCACAGGCACCTGGGATGTGAACCTCTGGCACCTTGGTTGTGTGTGCATAACAGGCTGAAAGCCAGCAAGTCTTGTTGTCCTTGTCGCTGCACTTGTGACTCATGTTACTCCCTCCTGATGAAGCTTATTGTTTGCGGGTGAAGAGGATCAACGCTGGGGTTCACAAATTTTAGACAGAGGGGCATAACCGACTACTGTGCATGGGATACTAAAAACTATTATGTTAGCTATTTAAGTAGGCATATAATCAATGAGTGTGAATATTTCTTAGATGCTGTATGCTCCTCACTAGTGCCCCAAAATACAAATCATGCTAGAAATCATTTTAGACAAATTTTAAGCCCTGAAGGTAGAGGATGACTACAGTAAGGCCATTTTGGTTAATCGAAATTCCAAATTTGTAAACTTGTGTTACATTTTTATGGATTTGTCTCTTGTTCATACTGGTTCTGGTAACTGAAAGGAATAgtcaacattttgggacataCGTTTGTTCGTTTTCTTGCCGAGTGTAGATGATTCGATtcaactctcatgtctgtacactaaatatgaagctagagccaggcgacagttagcttagcttagcatacagacaggaagcagagggaaacagctcgccttgttctgtccaaaggttgACCAATCAaaacgttatatcttgtttgtttaatccgtacaaaaaaatgtagaaaCGCCAACCACAGGTTGTAAATACATAGTAGTATAACCCAAG
The Enoplosus armatus isolate fEnoArm2 chromosome 13, fEnoArm2.hap1, whole genome shotgun sequence genome window above contains:
- the LOC139295501 gene encoding protocadherin alpha-C2-like; the protein is MAVAGICNWIGNNVPFYFVIFSLFCGLSFGQLRYSITEELENGALVGDLAHDLGLDIRKLATRKIKVTSNSGKRYVIVNPKNGKLLVNERIDREALCDLSSTCLINLEVMVENPTEVHHVEVEIVDANDNAPQFPRDEYQLEIIESALPGSRYPIENAQDPDIGSNSVRMYQLSTNDHFALVSNKPSLNTKHIELVLKKPLDREQTPYHQLILSAVDGGTPEKTGTAKINVRVLDSNDNVPMFDSSVYKVKLLENSPKDTLVIKLNATDLDEGTNGEVYYSFSSYTPERVRQMFSMDTNSGEIRVRSNVDYEETNSYEMYIQAMDKGPGAVAAHCKVVVEVVDVNDNVPQIVLSSLSSPVREDARADTVVALISVTDRDSGANKQVSLEIPAGLPFKIKSFRNYYTLVTSAFLDRETTDAYNVTLSATDGGNPPLSSQKTIQVDVADVNDNPPRFEQTSYTVYVAENNAPGASLCTVKAQDADIKENARITYTVLNDNNHGIPVTSYVSVKADTGEAFALRAFDYESLREFHFQVKAQDGGIPPLSRVATVYIYVMDQNDHAPLIVNPPGNGTRSLETVQKNAEPGALVTKVVAYDADAGPNAWMVYVLETATDLDLFKVHEHTGEIRTTRRILEDNSTSFALTVVVKDHGQPTLSSTATINVAVMEVPPKVAPDPKRIIRPHSTLLFSNVTLYLIVALSATTFVFLVTVVVLAIVRCHAYCTQPGSCSPCCVSQKPPPDGGSSSVSAGGGGSGGAGAQPNNNVVLRRDLKVEPHYIEVRGNGSLTKTYCYKTCLTATSGSDTFMFYNTGRPISGTWGSGADRFFTSGSGFVRRLSMPDASLQLCPEPKAPNADWRYSASLRAGVQSSVHMEESSVMQGAQGMLVQNWPTVSSAADGEGGGELSPPVGAGVNSNSWHFRYGAGQGYGPPQPLKPGEIPPEAFIIPGSPAIISIRHDAGPVDDKGDFISFGKKEEAKKKKKKKKDKKDKKEKGKDEGGEE